A genomic region of Pristiophorus japonicus isolate sPriJap1 chromosome 20, sPriJap1.hap1, whole genome shotgun sequence contains the following coding sequences:
- the hdhd3 gene encoding haloacid dehalogenase-like hydrolase domain-containing protein 3 isoform X2, with translation MTLKKPDERQRCSYLESDCQPGEHCSDNGQGCSCKVRLGPILRCDDKTEYKGPEESAAHHSTSQLGNMKTLSLLVLLAVLCAISLHPAGAEEALRGEDDSKSDLTAPQMQELEGALQELADSKSDPESPPGEQVQKRFFSLLANLVGKGISRLVNGRRKREIPILREEETE, from the exons CAGTTACCTGGAATCAGATTGTCAACCAGGTGAGCACTGTTCTGACAATGGACAAGGGTGTTCATGCAAAGTGAGACTGGGACCAATTCTGAGATGCGATGATAAGACGGAATATAAAGGACCAGAGGAGAGTGCAGCTCATCACTCGACATCACAGCTCGGAAACATGAAGACGCTGTCTCTCCTAGTGCTGTTGGCCGTGTTGTGTGCGATCTCCCTCCACCCTGCTGGGGCGG AGGAAGCACTGCGTGGTGAGGATGATTCCAAGTCTGACCTTACTGCGCCACAGATGCAAGAGCTGG AAGGCGCGCTGCAAGAGTTGGCGGATTCCAAGTCTGACCCGG AGTCACCGCCCGGTGAGCAGGTCCAGAAACGATTTTTCAGTTTATTGGCGAATTTAGTTG GTAAGGGTATTTCACGTCTCGTGAATGGACGTCGGAAGCGAGAAATACCCATTCTGCGTGAGGAAGAGACTGAGTGA